A single genomic interval of Schistocerca americana isolate TAMUIC-IGC-003095 unplaced genomic scaffold, iqSchAmer2.1 HiC_scaffold_92, whole genome shotgun sequence harbors:
- the LOC124592455 gene encoding cyclic pyranopterin monophosphate synthase-like: MVDVGSKLVTERTAAARAKVFVGPELMKLIRENGLKKSDVLSVARLAGIVGSKQTSSLIPLCHNISLSSVAVDIELDSALNCVIVTGTAKCRGQTGVEMEALTAVSVSALTVYDMCKAVSHDIVISEIMLLAKSGGTRGDFHRT; the protein is encoded by the coding sequence atggtcgacgtgggttcgaagctggtgacagaacggactgctgcagcacgagcaaaggtttttgtgggacccgaactgatgaaactcatacgagaaaatggcctgaagaaaagtgacgtacttagcgttgctcgcctggcgggaattgtggggtccaagcagacgtccagccttatccctttgtgtcataacatatctttatcctccgtggctgtggacattgaactggactctgctctcaactgtgtgattgtaactggcacggcaaagtgtagagggcagacgggtgtggagatggaagctctcactgctgtatcggtgtctgccttaacagtgtacgatatgtgcaaagctgtgagtcatgacattgtgatatctgaaataatgcttctggccaaaagtgggggaactagaggagacttccaccggacatga